From Streptomyces sp. TLI_105, the proteins below share one genomic window:
- a CDS encoding ATP-binding protein produces MLPLTVELLALPKEVAEVRRMVEGDDVRLCVSELLTNVIRHVGEGAPVTVRVVAARGGRTRVAVTDPDPRAWPVLRDAAEDAESGRGLALLDALAARWGVDQGPSGKTVWCELGAGR; encoded by the coding sequence GGTGGAGCTGCTGGCGCTGCCCAAGGAGGTGGCTGAGGTGCGGCGGATGGTGGAGGGGGACGACGTACGGCTGTGCGTGAGCGAGCTGTTGACGAACGTCATCCGGCACGTGGGGGAGGGGGCGCCGGTGACCGTGCGGGTCGTCGCCGCGCGGGGCGGGCGGACGCGGGTGGCGGTGACCGATCCGGACCCCCGCGCGTGGCCGGTGCTGCGGGACGCGGCGGAGGACGCCGAGTCGGGGCGGGGGCTCGCGCTGCTGGACGCGCTGGCGGCGCGGTGGGGCGTGGACCAGGGGCCGTCCGGGAAGACGGTCTGGTGCGA